A single region of the Chryseobacterium sp. 6424 genome encodes:
- the tsf gene encoding translation elongation factor Ts, with amino-acid sequence MYTPGAADVAKLRNITGAGMMDCKKALVEAEGDFDKAIEILRKKGQKVAANRADRESTEGAVIAKVSSDATKGAIIALNCETDFVAKNEDFVKLAHELAELAVGKTKEEFLATDFNGTTVADKLIEQTGVIGEKIEIGSFETIEGPFLGAYIHAGNKIAAITSLSADVDGAAEAAKAVSMQVAAMNPIALDETKVSQETIDRELDIERDILTKEGKPANIIDNILKGKMQKFYKDNTLVHQQFIKDSGLSVADYVKSVSADLKVVGFVRVSLT; translated from the coding sequence ATGTATACACCGGGTGCTGCAGACGTAGCTAAATTAAGAAACATTACAGGTGCAGGTATGATGGACTGCAAAAAAGCATTGGTAGAAGCCGAAGGAGATTTCGACAAAGCGATTGAAATCCTTAGAAAAAAAGGACAGAAAGTAGCTGCGAACAGAGCTGACAGAGAGTCTACCGAGGGTGCTGTAATCGCTAAAGTTAGCAGCGACGCTACCAAAGGCGCCATCATCGCGCTGAACTGTGAAACCGATTTCGTAGCGAAAAACGAAGATTTCGTGAAGTTAGCACACGAACTTGCAGAACTTGCGGTAGGTAAAACCAAAGAAGAATTTTTAGCTACAGATTTCAACGGAACTACCGTTGCAGACAAACTTATTGAGCAAACGGGTGTAATCGGTGAAAAAATTGAGATCGGAAGCTTCGAAACCATCGAAGGACCTTTCCTAGGTGCTTACATCCACGCTGGTAACAAAATCGCGGCTATCACCTCACTTTCTGCTGATGTAGATGGTGCTGCCGAAGCGGCAAAAGCAGTTTCTATGCAAGTGGCGGCAATGAACCCCATCGCGCTTGATGAAACCAAAGTATCTCAGGAAACCATCGACAGAGAGCTTGATATCGAGAGAGACATCCTTACAAAAGAAGGCAAGCCTGCAAACATCATCGATAACATCCTAAAAGGTAAGATGCAGAAGTTCTACAAAGACAACACCCTGGTACACCAGCAATTCATCAAGGACAGCGGACTTTCCGTAGCAGATTATGTGAAATCTGTAAGCGCCGACCTTAAAGTGGTAGGTTTCGTAAGAGTAAGCCTTACTTAA
- the fmt gene encoding methionyl-tRNA formyltransferase, translated as MKPLKVIFFGTPEFAKTALQAIHQSPHKVAAVVTVADKASGRGQKITQSPVKIYAEENHLKVFQPEKLRNTDFLQEIKSLDADVFVVVAFRMMPKILFQMPRLGTFNLHASLLPDYRGAAPINYAIINGETKTGATTFFINEKIDEGHILLQEELDILPDENAGQLHDRLMEMGARLVVKTLDGLAENSITEKPQPEVAEPKNAFKIFKEDTRINWSLTGRKIHDFIRGMSPYPCAFTTLLINGEEKSLKIYKGRFEITEIETPGTLSINKNELKISTADGFYFPEELQLEGKKRMNVKDFLNGFRSFEDISLKD; from the coding sequence ATGAAACCATTGAAAGTCATATTCTTCGGTACACCCGAATTTGCAAAAACCGCTTTGCAAGCGATCCACCAATCCCCACATAAAGTTGCTGCCGTAGTTACCGTAGCGGATAAAGCCAGCGGGCGCGGACAGAAAATCACCCAATCGCCTGTTAAAATCTATGCGGAGGAAAATCATCTGAAGGTTTTTCAGCCCGAAAAACTCCGTAATACCGATTTTTTACAGGAAATCAAATCCCTTGATGCAGATGTTTTCGTAGTTGTCGCCTTCCGGATGATGCCCAAAATACTCTTCCAGATGCCACGGCTCGGTACCTTCAATCTTCATGCTTCATTACTGCCCGATTACCGCGGTGCGGCGCCGATTAACTACGCTATCATCAATGGTGAGACCAAAACTGGCGCTACCACGTTTTTTATTAATGAAAAAATAGATGAAGGCCACATTCTGCTACAGGAAGAACTTGATATTCTGCCTGATGAAAATGCCGGCCAGCTACACGACCGCCTGATGGAAATGGGGGCAAGGCTTGTCGTAAAAACCCTCGACGGACTGGCAGAAAATTCAATTACAGAAAAACCACAACCCGAAGTTGCCGAACCGAAGAATGCCTTTAAGATATTTAAAGAAGATACCCGCATCAACTGGAGCCTGACAGGGAGGAAAATACATGATTTCATCCGTGGGATGTCGCCTTATCCGTGTGCATTCACCACATTGCTGATCAACGGTGAAGAAAAATCCCTGAAGATCTATAAAGGACGGTTTGAAATTACTGAAATCGAAACACCTGGCACACTGTCCATCAATAAAAATGAATTAAAGATCTCTACAGCAGACGGTTTTTACTTCCCCGAAGAACTACAGTTGGAAGGAAAAAAACGCATGAACGTGAAAGATTTCCTCAACGGTTTCCGTAGTTTTGAAGATATTTCGTTGAAGGATTAG
- a CDS encoding T9SS type B sorting domain-containing protein: MHTVYVRDALKCSIVSKEFLIINLINILTPNADGKNDLLDYTDLKIKENVSIKIFDRSGTIVYTSKPTDFTWDGKLNGRPLATGTYWYVLSWTEPFTQLPVNYKGWILLKNRN; encoded by the coding sequence ATGCACACCGTGTACGTTCGGGACGCGCTGAAATGCAGCATTGTTTCAAAGGAATTTCTGATCATCAACCTCATCAATATTCTTACCCCAAATGCCGACGGTAAAAATGACCTATTGGATTATACTGACCTAAAGATCAAAGAAAATGTTTCCATTAAAATATTTGACCGTTCAGGCACCATCGTCTATACTTCAAAACCGACAGATTTTACTTGGGACGGTAAACTGAACGGGCGCCCACTTGCTACCGGAACCTACTGGTACGTACTTTCGTGGACTGAACCTTTCACCCAACTGCCCGTAAATTATAAGGGTTGGATCTTACTTAAAAACAGAAACTAA
- a CDS encoding choice-of-anchor L domain-containing protein: MNFIRTSFVCILLSLFFTAKAQYISVDSSTYNAEQLVKQIFFGNQSTSCIEVENVSAKGFTFADGDKSFGYYNRNGSDFEMDEGILLTTGSLTQAIGPNNNIISSSDPSWAGDTDLENSLDIQNTYNATILEFDFTVNNTNRVSFDYLFASEQYLVNGSPSQCKYTDGFAFLIKEAGTANPYRNLAVIPGTDTPIRSNTVRGSGSNICSAVNEAYFGQYNQPESPTNFNGQTKILTAATEVIPGVKYHIKLVIADQGNGFYDSAVFLKAGSFVGKKDLGPDRLIAQNNALCEDTSLMLNAEIPGATYQWFRNGTALTGENAATYNVTSAGVYEVEINTNSCFLRGAVQIDYAAKPVAASKSYCNYNNGKPIPVNLQSYNRDLISNYQSYFKVTYENAFGDILPDNFTYTNDLTIYTKVQSGNCETVTVPVELRTPVASTILQDQTICAGSTTRLQTENTFIYYKWMRENGEIISEGNTTYFIDDVPVGKYTVELTSTNGCKLQQDVIVSTIALPVITYRS, translated from the coding sequence ATGAATTTCATCAGAACATCATTCGTCTGTATTTTATTATCTCTTTTTTTCACTGCAAAGGCCCAGTATATTTCCGTAGACAGCAGTACGTATAATGCTGAGCAACTGGTGAAGCAAATCTTCTTCGGAAACCAGAGCACGAGTTGCATTGAAGTTGAAAATGTGTCGGCAAAGGGCTTCACCTTCGCGGATGGTGATAAAAGTTTTGGATATTACAACCGAAACGGCAGTGATTTTGAGATGGATGAAGGCATACTTCTCACCACCGGAAGCCTTACACAAGCCATCGGACCGAACAACAATATCATCTCTTCATCCGATCCCTCTTGGGCAGGTGATACCGATCTAGAAAACAGTCTGGATATTCAGAACACCTACAATGCGACCATCCTCGAATTCGATTTTACCGTAAACAATACCAACCGTGTAAGTTTTGATTATCTTTTTGCTTCCGAACAATATTTAGTTAATGGGTCACCATCACAATGTAAATATACCGACGGTTTTGCCTTTCTGATAAAAGAGGCAGGCACGGCAAATCCTTACCGAAACTTAGCTGTAATCCCCGGCACCGATACTCCCATCCGCTCAAACACCGTCAGAGGATCTGGCAGCAATATTTGTTCTGCCGTAAATGAAGCCTATTTCGGGCAGTATAATCAACCAGAAAGTCCAACAAACTTTAATGGGCAAACCAAGATCCTTACTGCTGCTACAGAGGTAATACCGGGGGTTAAGTATCATATAAAACTGGTTATTGCAGACCAAGGTAATGGCTTTTATGATTCCGCGGTATTTCTAAAAGCAGGAAGCTTCGTCGGTAAAAAAGATCTCGGCCCAGACCGGCTGATCGCCCAGAACAATGCTTTATGTGAAGACACGTCCCTAATGCTTAATGCAGAAATCCCAGGCGCCACTTACCAGTGGTTCCGGAACGGAACTGCGCTTACCGGTGAAAATGCCGCGACTTACAACGTGACTTCCGCAGGCGTATATGAAGTAGAAATCAATACCAACAGCTGCTTTCTAAGAGGCGCTGTACAGATTGACTATGCCGCTAAACCTGTGGCAGCCAGTAAATCTTACTGTAATTATAACAATGGCAAACCAATCCCAGTCAACCTGCAATCATATAACCGTGACCTTATAAGCAATTATCAATCTTACTTTAAAGTTACCTATGAGAATGCTTTTGGTGACATCTTACCCGATAATTTCACTTATACGAACGACCTTACCATTTATACTAAAGTCCAAAGTGGTAACTGCGAAACAGTAACCGTGCCTGTGGAACTTCGTACGCCTGTTGCCTCAACCATACTTCAGGACCAAACCATCTGTGCGGGATCTACTACACGGTTGCAAACCGAAAATACCTTCATCTACTACAAATGGATGCGCGAAAATGGTGAAATCATCAGCGAAGGTAACACCACATATTTTATTGATGATGTACCGGTAGGAAAATATACCGTAGAACTTACCTCCACAAACGGTTGCAAACTACAGCAAGATGTTATAGTAAGCACGATCGCATTACCGGTGATCACATATCGAAGTTAG